Proteins found in one Bicyclus anynana chromosome 24, ilBicAnyn1.1, whole genome shotgun sequence genomic segment:
- the LOC112050149 gene encoding protein fem-1 homolog CG6966 yields the protein MLEQKEGPRLGACGKTRAPAEEAYLDALFSDLMHEVTHGAPGARLSARLRAALERLPPGVRRGVAARTRDGCAPLFVAARRGNVELVDYLVHVCAAELEQRGVFTLAHDGSQHRATPLWAAAVAGQLPALRALADAGAALDARSDSGSTPARSACFLAHAAVVRELLARGADAHAPDRGGGTCLINAVHSAPLCALLLAHGARVDAQDQRLKTALHYAAQEQRADTVRLLLAHGADPALRSRDGDDALRAAALRGAGPALELLLAREPAPGARADALELLGATQLGEARDAAAALRSWRRATALRAEHGAAKAGHAAAARALAAAALGGAREWAGAEALEALAADEDALHTQALLVVARVLGDRHPDTVARLVRRGAALAQAARQHECAALWGWALRLRVRRDSLLHADTGAAACALTRLLLAAPAPRHRDVLRAFALLAGRLPGARAQLARRPAPARRAAADRALRCAALLLHLLLRTAPDAAARARVGRRAARLVAADVRSAAGDSLLHLAASRLTADEFPSPRLARELLRAGASARATNAARCTPLHVAAVPRNFSTELVELLLAGGAHLDQPNAFGDSAAELVPLNRASRVCPLRHVSLACLAARAVLAAGVPLPPGALPATLRAFLDLHRA from the exons ATGTTGGAGCAAAAAGAAGGCCCGCGGCTGGGCGCGTGCGGCAAAACTCGCGCGCCGGCCGAGGAGGCCTACCTGGACGCCTTGTTCAGCGACCTGATGCACGAAGTGACGCACGGAGCGCCCGGCGCGCGCCTGTCGGCCCGCCTGCGCGCCGCGCTCGAGAG GCTGCCGCCGGGCGTGCGGCGCGGCGTGGCGGCGCGCACGCGCGACGGCTGCGCGCCGCTGTTCGTGGCGGCGCGCCGCGGCAACGTGGAGCTGGTGGACTACCTGGTGCACGTGTGCGCCGCCGAGCTGGAGCAGCGCGGCGTGTTCACGCTGGCGCACGACGGCAGCCAGCACCGCGCCACGCCGCTGTGGGCCGCCGCCGTGGCCGGCCAGCTGCCGGCGTTGCGCGCGCTGGCCGACGCGGGCGCGGCGCTGGACGCGCGCTCCGACTCCGGCTCCACGCCCGCGCGCTCCGCCTGCTTCCTGGCGCACGCGGCCGTGGTGCGCGAGCTGCTGGCGCGCGGCGCCGACGCGCACGCGCCCGACCGCGGCGGCGGCACGTGCCTCATCAACGCCGTGCACTCGGCGCCGCTGTGCGCGCTGCTGCTGGCGCACGGCGCGCGCGTGGACGCGCAGGACCAGCGGCTCAAGACGGCGCTGCACTACGCGGCGCAGGAGCAGCGCGCCGACACTGTGCGCCTGCTGCTGGCGCACGGCGCCGACCCCGCGCTGCGCTCGCGCGACGGCGACGACGCACTGCGCGCGGCCGCGCTGCGCGGCGCCGGGCCCGCGCTGGAGCTGCTGCTGGCGCGCGAGCCGGCGCCGGGCGCGCGCGCCGACGCGCTGGAGCTGCTGGGCGCCACGCAGCTGGGCGAGGCGCGCgacgcggcggcggcgctgcgCAGCTGGCGGCGCGCCACGGCGCTGCGCGCGGAGCACGGCGCGGCGAAGGCGGGgcacgcggcggcggcgcgcgcgctggcggcggcggcgctgggCGGCGCGCGCGAGTGGGCGGGCGCGGAGGCGCTGGAGGCGCTGGCGGCGGACGAGGACGCGCTGCACACGCAGGCGCTGCTGGTGGTGGCCCGCGTGCTGGGCGACCGCCACCCGGACACG GTGGCGCGGCTcgtgcggcgcggcgcggcgctggCGCAGGCGGCGCGCCAGCACGAGTGCGCCGCGCTGTGGGGCTGGGCGCTGCGCCTGCGCGTGCGCCGCGACTCGCTGCTGCACGCCGACACCGGCGCCGCCGCCTGCGCGCTCACGCGCCTGCTGCtggccgcgcccgcgccgcgccaCCGCGACGTGCTGCGCGCCTTCGCGCTGCTGGCCGGCCGCCTGCCCGGCGCGCGCGCGCAGCTGGCCCGCCGCCCggcgcccgcgcgccgcgccgccgccgaccGCGCGTTGCGCTGCGCCGCGCTGCTGCTGCACCTGCTGCTGCGCACGGCGCCCgacgcggcggcgcgcgcgcgcgtgggccggcgcgcggcgcggctGGTGGCGGCCGACGTGCGCAGCGCGGCCGGCGACTCGCTGCTGCACCTGGCGGCGTCGCGGCTCACGGCGGACGAGTTCCCGTCGCCGCGGCTGGCGCGCGAGCTGCTGCGCGCGGGCGCGTCGGCGCGCGCCACCAACGCCGCGCGCTGCACGCCGCTGCACGTGGCGGCCGTGCCGCGCAACTTCTCCACGGAGCTGGTGGAGCTGCTGCTGGCGGGCGGCGCGCACCTGGACCAGCCCAACGCCTTCGGCGACTCGGCGGCCGAGCTGGTGCCGCTCAACCGCGCCAGCCGCGTGTGCCCGCTGCGGCACGTGTCGCTGGCGTGCCTGGCGGCGCGCGCCGTGCTGGCGGCCGGCGTGCCGCTGCCGCCCGGCGCGCTGCCCGCCACGCTGCGCGCCTTCCTCGACCTGCACCGCGCGTGA
- the LOC112050150 gene encoding uncharacterized protein LOC112050150 — MSEVVIRRARGSELARRAELVRCGFSSYLWDAFLFFFFQELTLELCVLAGAVLFIFCGVSAPALLLLPPAAAAAVLLLVLATHQAHAHRHAQSVSGELLGLVAEARGPPAGALRVRHELRDEPGAAHASRVVGTVSVSQHRGPLRRGWLHALAVRREWRGRGVGRALAAAARAAAARRGLEALDACAGALQPAARAALAAAGWECRGVYERPLLGAALTLPLLRLGADLPLA, encoded by the exons ATGAGTGAGGTGGTGATCCGTCGCGCGCGAGGCTCGGAGCTGGCGCGGCGCGCGGAGTTGGTCCGCTGCGGGTTCTCCTCGTACCTGTGGGACGCCTTCCTGTTCTTCTTCTTCCAAGAG CTGACACTGGAGCTGTGCGTGCTGGCGGGGGCGGTGCTGTTCATCTTCTGCGGCGTGTCGGCGCccgcgctgctgctgctgccgcccgccgccgccgccgccgtgtTGCTGCTGGTGCTGGCGACGCACCAGGCCCACGCGCACAGGCACGCGCAG AGCGTGAGCGGGGAGCTGCTGGGGCTGGTGGCGGAGGCGCGCGGGCCGCCGGCGGGCGCGCTGCGGGTGCGCCACGAGCTGCGCGACGAGCCGGGCGCGGCGCACGCCTCGCGCGTGGTGGGCACCGTCAGCGTGTCGCAGCACCGCGGCCCGCTGCGGCGCGGCTGGCTGCACGCGCTGGCCGTGCGGCGCGAGtggcgcgggcgcggcgtggggcgcgcgctggcggcggcggcgcgcgcggcggccgcCCGGCGCGGCCTGGAGGCGCTGGACGCGTGCGCCGGCGCGCTGCAGcccgcggcgcgcgcggcgctggCGGCCGCCGGCTGGGAGTGCCGCGGCGTCTACGAGCGCCCGCTGCTGGGCGCCGCGCTCACGCTGCCGCTGCTGCGCCTCGGCGCCGACCTGCCGCTGGCGTGA
- the LOC128199469 gene encoding uncharacterized protein LOC128199469 isoform X2, protein MALMMIGLLPQDVETSIEALHRLRHAAAPAARAAELPVVRYHLLDLLRLIIPELPAHDTAFLHDYCAVLQRGDERAIHTVTCRVVQSIEDALRATAAGAPDALGGQRAVLGAWLSAAALAETPRAPRVRPALRQLLARSAPVEREALAAGWRRALPAGALLALSDCVRAPRPAGAADAPSLAELLLRAALCRLQPAGAPDRSRGGAPRLDDLDAVLTTWELRRRAAPADAERVALFGRVLAVAPAGERARPLRRLAAAKRAPRDDAPAAARADRRAGVGKLQVLFGDEDKILTPGKKRKRLGADARQRK, encoded by the exons ATGGCGCTGATGATGATTGG ACTACTTCCGCAGGACGTGGAGACGAGCATCGAGGCGCTCCACCGCCTGCGCCACGCGGCGGCGCCGGCAGCGCGCGCGGCCGAGCTGCCGGTGGTGCGCTACCACCTGCTGGACCTGCTGCGCCTGATCATCCCAGAGCTGCCCGCGCACGACACCGCCTTCCTGCACGACTACTGCGCCGTGCTGCAGCGAGGGGACGAGCGCGCCATACACACTGTCACTTGTAGG GTCGTGCAGAGCATAGAGGACGCGCTGCGAGCGACGGCGGCCGGCGCGCCCGACGCGCTGGGCGGCCAGCGCGCCGTTTTGGGCGCCTGGCTGAGCGCCGCCGCGCTGGCCGAGACGCCGCGCGCGCCCCGCGTGCGCCCCGCGCTGCGCCAGCTGCTGGCGCGCAGCGCGCCGGTCGAGCGCGAGGCGCTGGCGGCGGGCTGGCGGCGCGCGCTGCCCGCGGGCGCGCTGCTGGCGCTGTCGGACTGCGTGCGCGCGCCGCGCCCCGCCGGCGCCGCCGACGCGCCGTCGCTGGCCGAGCTGCTGCTGCGCGCCGCGCTGTGCCGCCTGCAGCCGGCCGGCGCGCCGGACCGCTCGCGCGGGGGCGCGCCGCGGCTGGACGACCTGGACGCCGTGCTGACGACGTGGGAGCtccggcgccgcgccgcgcccgccgacGCCGAGCGCGTGGCGCTGTTCGGGCGCGTGCTGGCGGTGGCGCCGGCCGGCGAGCGCGCGCGCCCGCTGCGCCGGCTGGCGGCCGCCAAGCGCGCGCCGCGCGACGACGcgccggcggcggcgcgcgcggacCGCAGGGCGGGCGTGGGCAAGCTGCAGGTGCTGTTCGGCGACGAGGACAAGATCCTGACGCCCGGCAAGAAGCGCAAGAGACTCGGCGCCGACGCGCGGCAGCGAAAGTGA
- the LOC128199469 gene encoding uncharacterized protein LOC128199469 isoform X1 produces the protein MSDDETTCKLAAETMLEANGADDDWDVETSIEALHRLRHAAAPAARAAELPVVRYHLLDLLRLIIPELPAHDTAFLHDYCAVLQRGDERAIHTVTCRVVQSIEDALRATAAGAPDALGGQRAVLGAWLSAAALAETPRAPRVRPALRQLLARSAPVEREALAAGWRRALPAGALLALSDCVRAPRPAGAADAPSLAELLLRAALCRLQPAGAPDRSRGGAPRLDDLDAVLTTWELRRRAAPADAERVALFGRVLAVAPAGERARPLRRLAAAKRAPRDDAPAAARADRRAGVGKLQVLFGDEDKILTPGKKRKRLGADARQRK, from the exons ATGTCGGACGATGAGACTACCTGCAAGTTGGCTGCGGAAACCATGTTAGAGGCCAATGGCGCTGATGATGATTGG GACGTGGAGACGAGCATCGAGGCGCTCCACCGCCTGCGCCACGCGGCGGCGCCGGCAGCGCGCGCGGCCGAGCTGCCGGTGGTGCGCTACCACCTGCTGGACCTGCTGCGCCTGATCATCCCAGAGCTGCCCGCGCACGACACCGCCTTCCTGCACGACTACTGCGCCGTGCTGCAGCGAGGGGACGAGCGCGCCATACACACTGTCACTTGTAGG GTCGTGCAGAGCATAGAGGACGCGCTGCGAGCGACGGCGGCCGGCGCGCCCGACGCGCTGGGCGGCCAGCGCGCCGTTTTGGGCGCCTGGCTGAGCGCCGCCGCGCTGGCCGAGACGCCGCGCGCGCCCCGCGTGCGCCCCGCGCTGCGCCAGCTGCTGGCGCGCAGCGCGCCGGTCGAGCGCGAGGCGCTGGCGGCGGGCTGGCGGCGCGCGCTGCCCGCGGGCGCGCTGCTGGCGCTGTCGGACTGCGTGCGCGCGCCGCGCCCCGCCGGCGCCGCCGACGCGCCGTCGCTGGCCGAGCTGCTGCTGCGCGCCGCGCTGTGCCGCCTGCAGCCGGCCGGCGCGCCGGACCGCTCGCGCGGGGGCGCGCCGCGGCTGGACGACCTGGACGCCGTGCTGACGACGTGGGAGCtccggcgccgcgccgcgcccgccgacGCCGAGCGCGTGGCGCTGTTCGGGCGCGTGCTGGCGGTGGCGCCGGCCGGCGAGCGCGCGCGCCCGCTGCGCCGGCTGGCGGCCGCCAAGCGCGCGCCGCGCGACGACGcgccggcggcggcgcgcgcggacCGCAGGGCGGGCGTGGGCAAGCTGCAGGTGCTGTTCGGCGACGAGGACAAGATCCTGACGCCCGGCAAGAAGCGCAAGAGACTCGGCGCCGACGCGCGGCAGCGAAAGTGA